The genome window GGTATACTTGAATAGTTTATCTACGCTGGTGAGAGACTGGCAGTATTGTTGTTCTCCAATTGGGATGTGACGGTGGAGCAggcgctgctgttgttgttggggcTGGTAGCACTACTGTTGCTGCTATTTCCCGAGGTCTTGGCAATAGCTCCTCCACTTGTTCCCTTGCCCCGCGAGTTGCGATTCCAACTGAAGTTCAGGGCCGAACTAAGTTTGCTCGGTTTCGGTTGGGTTAGCACTTGTGGCTCGGCTACATCATAGTCCTGTCGCCCAATCGAGCTGGCAGGCGTATGGTGACTGTATCCCGAATCGGATCCAAAACTGGAGTCCCCGTACGGATGCCTATAGTCCGCGGCAGTGGGTAGTAAGGTGGAGGCATAGGGCCGCGCGCCTCCAGCACTTTCGTAGTAATAGTTGGCATTGTACATGGGCTCTGCGTAGCAGTAGGATGGCTCCTGGGCCATTGGCGCAGCGTGGATGCGGtggtgctgatgctgatgTGGTGCCAATCGACGGTCCAATACCCTCGGTTGAGTTCTCGCCCTCATCGTGGCGGCCATCAGGCCACTGGCCACACTCGACGGATACTGCTGGCTGGCATGGGGATAGCGGATGCGTTCCCTGTAAATCGTGGATAGCGGAGGAACTGGGGCTTTGCTGAGTTGCGCATTAATCCGATTCCTGCGCTCCACTTCGTGCTCCAAGGTGTTATAGAATTGCGGTGCTGTGGAGCGAGCCACGTAGCCCAGGGACATCAGATTGCTGCGGTTGTCGTACAGAGGCGCCAGGTCGGCAATATCCGCCGTTGAGGTGCTGTTGTTGAGATCCTGATCCTGTGAGCTGCGACTTTGTCGCGTGCGGCCAGTACGGCGATTGTTCGATCCCGATGCCAGCTCGTGATTGTTATTGCTGGCAGAGGATGCTGTCGCGGTGGAGGTGTCCTGACCCGTTGAGGAACCACTGCTCAGGACACTGTGACGCTCCTGAATAGCCTGTGGCAGACTCGCGGATGTAGCCACCGCTCCAGTGGCTCCCGCTACTCCTGCTGTTCCtgtgccactgctgctgcttcccGCCGCCCTCTCGTGATAGGGCGTGGCACCGGCTGCCGCTGGCAGGTTGGTTTCCTTCTGGAAACTGCATTCGCCAGGCAGGGATAGTTCATCCTCGGCGAAATCGTCATCTGAATGAAGTGGCGGCTCCGACTCGCCATCGGAATCAACGCGTCCCGGTCCCAGTTCCTCGTAGACATTGTCATTGGAGCGATACGGATCGGGTCCAGGCGAGGAGCTGACCAAGAACGGTGGCGAACGCGTCATGGGATAGCCGCTGGGATAGTGAATACTCTTTCCTTGGAGCAGCTGTAAGTGAAAGAGGAATAATAAATTAGATACATGTTGCAAAAGAGAAGAGAATTTAAAAGGGGTAAGGGAAAGCGGCTGGCGTTACTTTTACTTTCTCGActgcactgcgaaaaatatttgcattgccAACAATCAAAGTTCTTTTCTGTACCATCTGAAAACTAAACGATTTTCAATGCAAGTTTAGTAAACAAAGCAAAGGAGAATGTTTAAAAAGAATGTCGAGTTTGTCATTATGACATTTTTGTGCTCCGTGTGGCATTGCAACCCTCTTGCGGGAAAGGAGAAGGTTGTTCCTGGTAAGCCGCTTTACTGCCACGTACCCTCGGGCAGGACTTTGAAATGTGACAGGACAAGGCGGCAGGAGTAAAGGGGGCAAGTCGGAGGGAAGGCAACCGAGCAGCATAAGCAGTTGTTGAAACAGAACAAAGCTGACAAAGGCAGAAAAAAGAAGTTTAAAATGCCACGAGAAAATGAATAATAAATGGGTAAGGAAAAAAACTGGGAAGCAAAAACGACCCATTTAAAGTATTGAGAGTAAAAGTTAAAGGGTTATTTCTTAACACCAATTGAACTTCAGAAACTAGGTCAAATGCTCTAACTACTTGATCCTCGATATGCAAGAAAATGGTTTAAAAGAAGGTATAATGTGTGAACTAATTGAACTGGAATATACTTAAGACTTCGGTTCATATATGGCCCCTACAAGCGCTGTTTATCagacaataaaataaacacacacTTCAGTCCCTCAAAAAGCGCAAAACTCGCacataaaatatgaaaaaatggAATAAAACCGAGGGTGAGCGCGCCATAAAGAAAACACGTTTTGGGTCAGAAAAAGCCTTCGAGGCGTCAGAGTCGTAAAATATTTAGGCACAC of Drosophila mauritiana strain mau12 chromosome 3R, ASM438214v1, whole genome shotgun sequence contains these proteins:
- the LOC117143805 gene encoding lateral signaling target protein 2 homolog, producing MWKMLDMMELSEAELFMFDCDDCSGTPLAPPPQFFIPPPPRPPALAEFTVVPQDCNEEQLAQQQWESDVCQAMPILDASLYSSQSLATSAMIAVFSLLLVLIVLISSLFVWKNKRKVQNLLPCKTPTRGPLNGAMPLGGGTLGSAHHHHHHGMYEDPDAHLGHHRPLVMHRHHHHQQLAHHHHYQQHHSELLQGKSIHYPSGYPMTRSPPFLVSSSPGPDPYRSNDNVYEELGPGRVDSDGESEPPLHSDDDFAEDELSLPGECSFQKETNLPAAAGATPYHERAAGSSSSGTGTAGVAGATGAVATSASLPQAIQERHSVLSSGSSTGQDTSTATASSASNNNHELASGSNNRRTGRTRQSRSSQDQDLNNSTSTADIADLAPLYDNRSNLMSLGYVARSTAPQFYNTLEHEVERRNRINAQLSKAPVPPLSTIYRERIRYPHASQQYPSSVASGLMAATMRARTQPRVLDRRLAPHQHQHHRIHAAPMAQEPSYCYAEPMYNANYYYESAGGARPYASTLLPTAADYRHPYGDSSFGSDSGYSHHTPASSIGRQDYDVAEPQVLTQPKPSKLSSALNFSWNRNSRGKGTSGGAIAKTSGNSSNSSATSPNNNSSACSTVTSQLENNNTASLSPA